CCCTCGCGCACGCCCTTGCCTTTGGGCATCGCCGGCATCGGATACGGCTCATTCTCCACCGTCAGGTAGTAGAACACGCTTTCCTGCTTCTCGTACATCCGCCGGATGCCGTCCTGAACGATAATCGCCAGTTCGAACGCGAAGGCCGGATCGTAGCTGATCATGTTGGGCACCGTGCTGCCCAGGACGAGGCTGTGCCCGTCCTGGTGCTGGAGCCCCTCGCCGTTCAGCGTTGTGCGGCCCGCCGTACCGCCCACCAGGAAGCCCTTGGCGCGGATGTCGCCGGCGAGCCACACGAGGTCGCCGATGCGCTGCATGCCGAACATCGAGTAGTAGATGAAGAAGGGGATCGTGTTGATCGCGTGGGTGGCGTACGCCGTGCCCGCCGCGAGCAGCGAGCACATGGACCCCGCTTCGTTGATGCCCTCCTGCAGGATCTGGCCGTCCTTCGCCTCGCGGTAGTACAGCAGGTTGTCGGCGTCGACGGGCTCGTACAGCTGCCCCTTGGAGGAGTAAATGCCGACCTGGCGGAAGAGGCCGTCCATACCGAAGGTGCGCGCCTCGTCCGGGACGATCGGCACGATCAGCTTGCCCAGCGTCTTGTCGCGCAGGAGCTGGGAGAGAATGCGCACGAACACCATCGTCGTGGAGACCGCGCGATCGTTGCCCGAGAAGAATTCCTTGATCAGGTCGTCCGAGGGGGCCTTCAGCGGCTTTACCGTCACGTCCCGCCGGGGCAGGTAGCCGCCAAGCGCGCGGCGGCGCTCCTGGAGATACTGCATCTCGGGGCTGTCTTCGGCCGGCTTGTAAAACGGCGCGTAGGCGATTTCCTCGTCCGTGATCGGGATGCCGAAGTTGCCCCGGAACTCGCGGAGTTCATCCTCGTTGAGCTTTTTCTGCTGGTGGGTGATGTTCTTGCCTTCACCCGCTTCGCCCAGGCCGTAGCCCTTCACGGTCTTTGCCAGGATTACCGTCGGGCGGCCTTCGGTCTCCACCGCCTTCTTGTACGCGGCGTACACCTTAATCGGATCGTGTCCCCCGCGCTTGATCCGGCGGAGCTGTTCATCGGTCAGCGTGTCGAGCAGCGGCTCAAGCTCGGGATCGCGCTCGAGGAACCAGGTGCGAATATAATCGCCGGTCTCGACGGTAAATTTCTGGTAGGATCCGTCGACCGCGTTCTCCAGCACCTGGATCAGCCGCCCCCCGAGATCCGACGCAAAAATCGGGTCCCACTCGCTGCCCCAGATCACCTTGATCACGTTCCAGCCCGCGCCGCGGAAAATGCGCTCCAGCTCCTGGATGATCTTCCCGTTGCCGCGCACCGGCCCGTCGAGCCGCTGGAGGTTGCAGTTGATCACGAAAATCAGGTTATCGAGCTGCTCGCGCACCGCCAGCCCGATGGCCCCGAGCGTCTCGGGCTCGTCGCACTCGCCGTCGCCCAGGAACGCCCACACGTGCCCGCCGTTGTCCGGCTTCAGGCCGCGGTGCTCGAGGTAGCGGTTAAAACGCGCCTGGTAGATGGCCATGATCGGGCCCAGCCCCATCGACACGGTCGGAAACTGCCAGAAATCCGGCATGAGCCACGGGTGCGGGTAGGAGGAAAGGCCGCCGCCCTTGGCCAGTTCGCGGCGGAAGTTGTTCAGATGCTTCTCGGAAAGGCGCCCCTCCACGTAGGCGCGGGCGTACATCCCGGGAGAGGCGTGTCCCTGAAAATAGATTTGGTCGCCCCCGTGGTCTTCCGTGCGCCCGTGGAAAAAGTGATTGAATCCCACTTCATACAGCGACGCGGAGGAGGCATACGTCGAAATGTGCCCCCCGATGCCGTCGCTCTCGCGGTTCGCGCGAACAACCATGGACATGGCGTTCCACCGGATGGTGGATTTGATAAGCCGTTCGAGTTCCCGATCCCCCGGGTACTCGGGCTCCTCGTCGGCCGGAATCGTGTTTATATACGGCGTATTTGCGGTAAAGGGCAGGCGAACGCCCCGCTCGTATGCCCGGTCCGAAAGCTTGTCGAGCAATTCCCGACCGACATGCACGTCGGTCTCGTCCAACAGCGCGTCCAGGGCGTCCAGCCACTCCTGGGCTACTTGTTCATCCAGAGATCCGTGTTCCATACTCACTGGCGCCGGCTATCCTTTCCGCTTCGATGCGCCCGCGCCCGCGCGGGCACACTACGGCCCGCGTCGCCAGGCAGGGAAGCGCATCATGCTGCTGGCCCGGCACGATCCAGGCCAACGCGTATTGTATGCCACGCACGCGCCGGGCTTCAAGGCCACTGCGCGCGCCCGAGGCTCCGGCTACGCGCCCGACGCGCCCGATTCCCGCTGCCGCGAGAGGAATTGGCGCACAAAATCCGTGGCGGGCGCCTCCAGAATCTCGCGGGGCGACCCGATCTGGTGGCAGACGCCATCCTTCATCACCGCGATGCGGTCCGCCAGCTCGATCGCTTCTTCCTGGTCGTGTGTAACATAGATAGCCGTGATGCCAAGCTTTTTCTGGATTTCCGCAAGTTGCGCGCGCGTGGCGTAGCGCAGTTCCGCGTCCAGATTGCTCAGCGGCTCGTCGAGCAGCAGGATTTCCGGGTGGACCGCGAGCGCCCGCGCAAGCGCCACGCGCTGCTGTTGGCCGCCGCTTAACTCCGTGACCCAGCGGCGCTCCAAACGCTCCAGCTGCACCAGCGCGAGGGACGCGCGCACGCGCTCGGGGATCAGGGTCTTGTCCATGCGCTGCGCGCGAAGCCCGAACGCGACGTTCTCAAACACGTTCATGTGGGGAAAAAGCGCGTAACTCTGGAAGACCATCGCGGCCTTCCGGCGCTCGGGCGGCTCGTGGGTGACGTCACGCCCGCCGAAGTAAATCGCGCCGGAATCCAGCTCTTCGAGCCCCGCGATGCTCCGCAGGGTCGTCGTTTTCCCGCATCCCGAAGGCCCGAGCAACGCGAAGAACTCGCCCTGCGCGATCTCGCAGGAAAAATCCCGCACGCCGCCGCCCTCGGCGAAGACCCGCGTGACCCTTTCGAGGCGAACGCTGCTCATGGGGCCTCAAAGATCTCCCTCTTCCACCGCTCGCACCAGGCGTTTTCTTTTTCCGCGAACGCGGCCCAGTCGATCTCCATGGCGCCGATCCGCTGCGCCACGAGCTTCGGCGGCAGCGCCGCGGCGTCTATATCGTTCCGGGCCGGGAGCTTGGCGTATTCCGCGGCCTGATGCACGAGCGCTTCCTTCGTGGTCACGAAGTCATAGAACTTCCGCGCCCACTCGGGATTCGGGCCACCCTTGACCAGCGCGATGCCGTCCGTCAGCACGGGCGTGTCCGGCGGGATGTAATAATCGAAGGGAAACCCGTTTCGCACCGCCTGCATCACGATATCCGGCATCAGCCAGATGCTGATCTGGCCCGGATTCTTCTTGATATGGTCGAAGAGCAGCGCGGGGTTGCCCAGGTATTGCCCCGTCTGCCCGTGAAAGTCGCGCAGCCATTCAATCCCGGCGTCTTCCGCGCCCGCGCGGTGGATCATCGCGCAGATAAAGGTGCGCATCGTGCCCGATTCAAGCGGGCGGCGCAAACTGATCTTGCCCCGCCACGCTTCGTCGAGCAGCCCGTCCCACGTGCGCGGCATGTCCGCCGCCGTGTAGTGGCGATCGTTAAAGAGGATCGCGAGTGGGGACAGGTACGTGGCGTGCCACCGTCCCTCGGAATCCTTGTATTCCGGCGACAGCGCATCCGCCCATTCCGGCGTGTATGGCGCAAGCAGGCCCTCGTCCGCGGCCTGCATGAACATGGTCGAGGGCGCGCCCCACCAGATGTCGCACTGCGGGCGGTTGCGCTCGGCCAGGAGCCGGCTGTGCACCTCCTTGGCGCCCATATCGACCATGTGGACATCAACGCCGGGGTGCGCCGCCTCGAACAGGACCTCGTAATCCCCCAGCATTTCGGCGCCGTGGGGGCTGTAGACGACGATGACATTGGAGGGCCCGCATCCCGCCAGGAGCAGGACGCCCATCCAGATCGCGTGTTTCATTGAAATGACTCCCAGCAGGGTAAGGTGGCGCGGGATCAGGCCGGGATCGGGAGGCCGGGAACGGACGCAAGCGCCTCCGGGGTCGCGGGGATCCTGGGGACATCGTCCGCGCTGGCCGCCAGGCCGCCCAACTCCTTCAGGCCGCTGCCCGACACTATACAACAGACACGCGTGTTCTTGTCCAACCCCGGCAGCGCGCCAGGCGCCGCTATCGCGCTTGCGGAGGCGATTTCGCAGAATAGTCCCTCCGTCTGCGCGAGTTGGGTCTGGGCGGCGCCCATTGCCGCGTCGGTCACGGCAATCGCCGCGCCGCCGGTCTCCCGGATCGCCGGCAGGGCCGTGTGGCCATCGAAAAGGATGTCGTCCGCGATGGCCCCGGCGATGGTGTCCGGATGCGGCCACGGGTGCGCCAGGTGGGTATTGAAGTCCCATCCGGCGTCGATCGCCTGCACCAGCGGCTGGCAACCCGCCGCCTGAACCCCGGCCAGGCGCGGCAGCTCGCGCACGAGCCCCATGGCCCGCAGGTCAAGCAGGCCGCGCCATATCCCGCCCAGCAGCCCGCCGCCGCCGACCGGCGCGACGATCCAGTCGGGCAGATCGCCGCGATACTGCTGGTATAGTTCGTAGGCGATGGTCTTGGCGCCCTCCACGTTCCACGGTTCGTAGATCCCGGCGGTGGACAGGTGATACCACCCGTACCGCTGGCAGGCCCCGATGCAAAGCTGGAAGACCGCCGCCGGAGAAGGGTCCTCGACCGCGATCACGGTGGCCCCGTAACACCGCGCCTGGGCCATCTTGGCCGGCGCCGCCTGCCCGTGCATAAACAGCACCGCGCGCATCCCCGCCCGGGCCGCATAGGCCGCCGCAGCGGCCGCAACGTTTCCGGACGATACCGCCGCGACCGTCTGAATTCCCTTGCTGCGCGCCCAGTTCAACCCGACCGCGACCTGCCGGTCCTTGAAGGATCCGGCGGGATTCGCCATCTCGTTCTTCAACCCGATCTCCCCCGCGCCAATCGCCGCCGCGAGGGCCGTTGCGCCCACGAGCGGCGTCGCGCCCTCGCCCAGGCTGACGGCCGCGTGGTCCCGGGGCAGCGGAAGCAACTCCCGGAAGTCCCAGAGGCCGCGGGCGGGCCGTTCGAGGTAGCCTGGGCGCAGGTACACCCGCGGGCGCAACGCCAGCGGCGACGCGCATGCCGGGCAGCGCGCGGGGCCATCTATGGGGGCGGTCCGGCCACAGGTGTAACAGGCGAACTCGAAGCGGTCACATAGTTCTTGCAAGGCGAGGGCGTGTCCCGAAAACAGGGAACGGGCGCCCCGGCTCCAGACCGGGGCGCCCGCTCGCGACGAAAGACTGTACGTCTTGATCGGTCCGGACTAGAAGAGCCAGCCGAAGAAGAAACCGAAAATGTTGATTACGAGCTCAAAAACCCACCGGAACACGTTTCCAATAAACTCAAAAATGAACATTGTCTTCTCCTTTAACTGTTTCGTCAGACGAATACGGCGCGGGTACACGCCAATGGCCCGCGCTCACTACTACAAAACCTGTATCTGTATGTTACATCTTTGAACCCCCCTGTTCAACCTCGATCAGGCGTGTATCCGCACACCCCTTGCGCGGTTGCCCCGCCATTCTCCACTCTGTTTGCGCGCCAACCCGTGGCGGTGGCCCGCGTGATCCCCGCAGCCGGCGCGAGAGCGCGAAAACTGGACTGCCTCCCGCCGAATTTGAAACAATAGGGTTCCGCTCCCGGCCCCGCATCGTCCCGCCCGGCGCCCTTGCGCGCCGCGGCCCTGCCGGGCCAATCCAGAACACTCCGCCGCGGCGCGGCCCGCGGCATGCCCCACAGGAGAGCAGCGCCCATGGCCACCAAAGAATTTCCCCTGACGCCCGAGCAGGTCCCCCACGTCGATACCGCCCACCGCAAGATCGTCACGCCGCTGCCGGCGCCGGATTCGGTCCCCACGCTGGAGCGCCTGCGCGCCATCGAGCCGCGCAGCATGGGCGGCCAGCCGCCCATACTCTGGGATCACGGCCACGGCGAGTATATCTGCGACGCCTACGGCAACCAGTGGATTGACTTTTCCAGCGGCGTGCTCGTCACCAACAGTGGCCACGGTCGGCCCGAGATCGGCGAGGCGATCGCCGCCATGGCGAAAAAGGGCCTCTATTTCGCCTACGCATTCCCGACCGAAGTGCGCGCGCGGCTTATCGAAGAAATCCAGTCGTACCTGCCCGCGCCCCTCAAGCGCGTCTTCCTCTTGACCACCGGCGCGGAGGCGACCGAATGCTGCATTAAGCTCGCCCGCACGAAGGGCATGCAGGCCGGCGGGAAGGAAAAGTCCGTCCTCGTATCCTTCACCCACGCTTTCCACGGCCGCACCATGGGCTCCCAGCTCGCGGGCGGCATTCCCGGCCTCAAGGCCTGGATGGGCGATCTCGACCCCCGCTTCGTGAATGTGCCCTTCCCCGACGGCTACCGCCAGCGGGACGTGGGCTTTCACGTCTTCGAGGAGTCCCTCGCCGCGCAGGGCGTCAAGCCGGAGAACGTCTGCGGCGTGATGAGCGAGACCTTCCAGGGCTGCAACGCCACGCTTATGCCCCCAGCCTACGCCCAGGCCCTGCGCGCGTGGTGCGATAAACACCAGGCCGTGCTCATTTTCGACGAGGTCCAGGCCGGCTTCGGGCGCGCGGGCAAGGCCTTCGGCTTCCAGCACCTCGGCGTGGTGCCCGACCTGGCGGCCTGCGGCAAGGGCATTTCCGGCGGCACGGCCCTTTCCGCGGTCGTCGGCACGGAAGAGCTCATGACCATGTACGGCCCGGGCGAAATGACCAGCACGCACTCGGCCAACGCGATCTCCGCGGCCGGCGCCCTGGCGAACCTCCAAGTCCTCCGGAAAGAAAAGCTCATCGAGCACACCGCGGCCATGGAGCCCGTCCTCAAGGAGGGCGCCGCCGCGATCGCCACCGCCTCCAACGGGCGCATCGGCGCGCACGACGCCGTCGGCCTGGTGTGCTCCCTGCAATTCCGCCAGGGAACGGAAGGAACCGACCCCGATCCCGACCTCGCCTGGCGGGTCGTCTACAACAGCTACAAGCGCGGCGTCATGCTCTTCGCCCCCGTCGGTGTCGGCGGCGGCGCCGTGAAGATCTGCCCCCCGCTCGTCATCAAGGAAGACGCGCTCCGGGAAGGGCTGGGGGTTGTGGAAGAGGTGGTGAAGGAACTGGTGTAAAACCTTCGAAGCGCCAAGATGCCTGTGCGCGCAATCCGGGACTTTGATGCATCCAAATCTGCACGATTTCCGCGTGAAGAACGACCCTCGCCTTTTCCAGGCGATCCGGCGTCACAACGGATATGCCGACAAATGGGAGCGCAGGCGGCCCGCCTGCACCGCACCAAAGGCGCGTCTTTACCGGGCGGTCGGCCCAGGTTCGCCGGCGGAATGTTTGAGTATGGGCGAAAAGCCCGTTTCACGTGGACTCCGCCGAGCGAAGACTAAATATGGCTCATCCGGTTTGAAGGTGCATCAGCAACGATGACCGAAAATTTGAGTTGATTGCTCGGTTCTCTTTTCCAGGCGACGATGCTAAGAGCGGATACGAGATTCCTTGAACCTTGTCTGTGGTACAGACGGTGTGTTCGGCAGCAGAACTGGATGCCAACGCACTCTTTCGGCCCGAAGGGCCAACGCAGTTTTCAGCCCTGGGCAACGCCCAGGGATTGAGCGGTGGGCTTCTTGTACGCCCTGAAAGGGCAGCGCAGTTGAACTTCAGGTAACACTTTAGCCGTATGAAGCACCCCCGGTGGGAGAGCATGTCTCGATCAAGAGAGCGTGAATCGAAGGATCGCGGACACTCCTGTCTGCGGCAGGAGGTGCGCAAGACTTCAGGTGATTGCTGCGCTTGTGTATAGACGCCGGTCCCGATTGGATTCCGGTTTTGGGGACGCCGGGAATCTATTCCAGGCCAGCCATGCCCGTTGAAAGCCGACGCAGGCGTTGCCGCAGGCAAGAATGCCCGCGATCCTTTAGCCGTGCTTCCTCGCAGAATTACCGGAGCGCTTGGAATTATACCTGCTCACTGCTTCATACGGCTAACGTATTACAACTTCAGAAACGCTGGACTGGCCTACCACTGCGCTGCCCTTTCAGGGCGGGGAAGGCGATGTCCCGGTATTCCCCGGGCGTTGCCCGGGGCTGGAAGCTGCACTGGCCCTTCGGGCCGAAAGACCAGTCGATACGATTTCAACAACAGAGGCCCCAACCGGCACACATTGGCGGTTTCGGACAATTCGGGCACGGAGAAACGCCGATGAATAATCCCGTACGCTCAAACCGGATGAACCCTAAGTGTCATCGGTCAACCAATAAAACGAACTGAACGGCTCCGCTATTTATATTCTTGCTTACCTCCTCGTGGCGGCAGGTCTGCACTCTGCAATCTCCCCTCTACTTTGGCAAGTAGCTCCACAACGCCTTCCCGCAAACTATCTTTATTTGGGAGAACCATTGCGGAAATGTTTGTGTGCGCATATCGAAGCAGATGAGACTCGTTGTTAAGCTCACTAAGACGAACTAACCAGTACGGAGGGGAGGGGTCCAATGCCAGGCCACTATCATTCGCCTTTTCCCAGGCCTTTACCAAATCGTGCCCGACGCACTTGGGACTCTTGATGTCCTTTTCCTTGTACTTCCCGGTCCACAATAAATAAGCCTTTAGCCCGATTTCCACCGCGAGCGCGGCAATATAAGCGATAGGTATTGAATTGTCCGGCTGCTTATCATGTAGGGTAATCAGTGCGCGTTCGAACATTTTTGCCCGGTGAAACATCGGCGCCGCCATACTTAATTCCGGGTCACCCGGGCCATCCCGGCGGTTGATTGAGATACCCCCGAGGGTTATGTTACCTGAACCAGATATCGGGGCTGCTTCTTCGCATCTCTTGCTGTGCTCGTCCAATGTATAAACCCTTTATCGTACACATTTTCATCGGTTAATTGTTTTCCCATGAGGATTATACGAAAGCGTCTTAGGTCAATTCGCCCCACAATGTGCTGGCCTCAAACAACTCTTGGGAATGGCCACTCTGTTGGGACCAAATACCAACCACCCGGCTACTCCCGCATCAGGAGCGGATCCAGCGGGCGCCGCCCACCCATTCTGGGAAACCATTACAGTCGCCGTTCCCGCCAGCACAATCGCTACGAACGTAGCGACCCGAAAGTATGCTCAATAAGCAAAGATCATTTTATGTGGACCGGGATTCTCCATCTGTATGCTATAGTTGCTGAAAAAGTGAGGGCCGCTATGAGCACGGAAGATCTTATCGACGAAGTCACCATGTTACCCGTCGAGGAGCGCCTGCGTATTGTCGACGCCTTGTTGAAGTCCATGAACACCCCGGATCCCGAGGTAGACAAGGCGTGGGCCAATGCTGCACAGCGCCGTTTAGAGGAATTGGACTCGGGGAAGGTGGAAGCTATCCCGGGGGAGGTTGTTATCGAGCAAGTTCGAACGCGATTCAATCACCCATGAACTTCAGCCGGTGCCCGGAAGCGGAAGTAGCGTTGGCCGCTACCCTGGCGTTCTACGCTGCTGCAGCCGGCCTCATCCCACCACCGGCTGCCCGCGCTTCAGGAGGGGCTCCAGCGGGCACCCGGCGCATTTGGGGTGGCTGTTGCAGAAATCCTTGCCCGTCCACACAATCAGCCCGTGGTATTCCTTGAAATACGCGACGTCGGCTTTCAGGTGCTCCTCAAACAGCCGCCGCAACGGCTCGTACCGGATGTCTCCCGGCGCCAGCCCGTGGCGGCTCAGGATCCGCCGGGTATACGCGTCCACCACGAACACGGGCTTTTCGCAGGCGTACAGCAGGATGTCGTCCGCCGTTTCCGGGCCGATGCCGTGCAGGGCGAGCAGTTCGGGGCGGAGCTCCGCAAGCGGGCGCTTCGCCATCCGCGCCACGCTCCCGCCGTAGTGCTCCACGAGATGCCGCGCAAAGCCGCGAACGCGCGCCGCCTTCTGCCGGAAATAGCCCGAAGGGCGCAACGCGGCCTCCAGCGCGTCCGGTTCCGCCGCGAGGATGGCGCGCGGCGTCAGTAGCCGCTCCCGCTTCAGGTTGGCGATGGCCTTCTCCACGTTGGTCCAGGCCGTGTTCTGCGTGAGTATGGCCCCGATGCAGATTTCGAAGGGCGTGTCCCCCGGCCACCAGTGTGTGGGCCCGTAATGGGCCGCCATCCGGTCGTAAAACAACCGCAGCGTATCGGAAGTTTTCTTCGCCATTGCGCCTGCTACCGCCTTTCGACACTGGACCTGCCCGCCGCCGGATGGTATCGTAGCGCGGTACGCAATTCAAACCGTTCCCGGGAGATGACCCATGCCTTCGAATCCTGTCCGCGCCCTGCTGCTTCTGCTGTCGCTTTGCCTGATTGCGCCCGCCGCACACGCCGCCGCACTGCACGCCGGCGCCTTTACAACCAGCATCACGCCGGATCAGCCGGTCGCGCTGGACGGCCAGATGACCACGCGCATCGCGCGCACGGTGGAGAGCGAGCTTCAGGCCAACGCGCTGGCGCTGGAATCGCGCGAGGGCGACGCTGTGATCGCGCAGGCCATCTTCGTAGCCTGCGACCTGGTCGCCATCCGCCAGGGCGTGCGCGAAGGCGTGCAGGCGCTCCTGGCCGATCGCATTCCCGATTTCGACAACACCCGCCTCATCCTCAGCGCCACCCACACGCACACCGGCCCGGTCACCGAGGAGGGCAAGTACGCGGTGGACGATCCCGAGGTCATGACGCCGACCGCCTATGTGGCCTTCCTGGTCGAGCGCGTGGCCGACGCCGCCGAGGCCGCGTGGAAGGCGCGCAGGCCCGCGCGGGCCGCCTGGGGCCAGGGCCACGCCGTGGTGGGCTACAACCGCCGTTCCTACTTTGCCGATGGCCACGCGCAGATGTATGGCGACCTGAGTGTCGATGGCTTTCGCGGCATCGAGGGCCCGGAGGACCACGCCGTGGAGGTGCTGTTCTTCTGGGACGACAACGACGCGCTTTTAGCCACCGCGGTGAACGTGGTGTGCCCCGCGCAGGAAGTGGAGAGCCGCAGCGCGGTCAATGCCGACTTCTGGCATCCCGTCCGCGAAGGCCTCAAGGAAAAACACGGACAGGAGCTCGTGGTCCTCGGCTGGACCGGCGCGGCGGGCGATATTTCCCCGCACATCCGCTACCGGCAGGCCGCCGAAGACCGCATGCGGAAGCTGCGCGGCCTCGACCGGCTCGACGAAATCGCGCGCCGCATCCTGATCGCGTGGGACGAGGCCCTGGCGGGCGCGGCGGGAGAAAAACAGGCCGATCTCGCCCTGGCGCACGACGTGAAGACCCTCGAACTCCCCGAGCGCATCGTGACTGCGGACGAGGTTGCGGAAGCAAAGGCCGAAATCGAGAAATGGTCGCAGGATCCGAAGTTCTCCCGCCGCGTGAAGTGGCATGAAAAGGTGCTGGAACGCTACGCGCGCCAGCAGGCCGGAAACATCCAGCCGTACATCACCCAGGTGCACACCCTGCGCCTCGGCGACGTCGCCATCGCCACCAACACCTTCGAGCTCTTCGCGCAATTCGGGATCCAGATGAAAGCCAAGAGTCCGGCGATGCACACCTTCCTCATCCAGCTCTGCGGCCCCGGAACCTACGTGCCCACGCCCCAGGCCGCCGCCGGCGGCGGCTACAGCGCGGTGGTCCAGAGCAACGCGGTCGGCCCGGAAGGCGGCCAGGTGCTCGTCGACGAGACCGTCGCCGCCCTCAAGGCCCTCTGGCCCCGGGAATAAGGGACACAGACATTCTTGTCTGTGAAACCTGGCCCTGAGCCCGCCGAAGGGCCCCCTTCACCCCGCCCCGAACATGCGCGCGGCGTTGTCGTAAAAGATGGCGCGCCGCTCCGTCTCGTCCAGCCCCAGAAAGCGCATAGCGAAACAAAGCGCCGCCAGGTTCTCGCAGGCCGCGAAGGTCGTCCGGTGCGCCGTGCCGCCCTGCCGCCGCACCATCTCGTCGGTGCACACGTGCCAGCTCATGCCCATGCGAATGTAGTTGCCGCGAAACGCCACCGCCGTGACCAGATCGGTTCCGAAGAGGATCTTCGCCCGGTCATAGTGCTTCAGTACGGTCAGGAACACGCCCGCGTCGCACACCGCCGAGGTGTCCATCCAGACATTATCGGCGCGCACCAGTGTGTCGACCATGCGCTGCGCGTTCGGCGGGATGAAGCAGCGCCCGCAATGGGCCAGAATGAACTGGCATCGGGGCCAGGCCACCGCGAGGCGCGCGATCTCCGATAGGTTCTCCGCATCGCCCATGCCGCGCGGCTTCGCCACGTGCAGCATCACCGCCAGTCCATAGCGATCCGCAAGCGCGAGCTGGGCTTCGGGGATCAGGTCGGTCACGCCGGCGTCGTTCATCGGCTTGCCCTCAACGAAGCACATGTACGGCTTAAGCACAGCCGGCCGGTATTGCTGGATATCGGCTTCCAGGCGTCCCGGGTCGTCCGATGGCCGCACAAGCCAGGCGAAGGGGTAGCCGGCGGGCGCGCACTGTGCCGCCACGGCGCGGTTCTCCTCGGCCATCCGCACGTCGATCGTGGGAAAGCCCATGACCATGCCGCGGACTTCAGCATCTGGGAGCAGCGTTTTCCACCACTGCTGGAGCCAGGGCAAATCGACGTTCCCGAGCAGGGGATCCAAGGCCAGCGGCATCGTCTCGGCAAGCCGCGGATGGCAGTCGTTCACGAGCAGGTGCGTATGCGCGTCGAAAATGCGCGCGGGAAGCCAGGGGCGAATCTCTTCTTCGTAGATCAGGCGGTCGTCATCGGTGAGCTGGACTTCGCGCATGGTCGCCTACTTCTCCACGCCGTCCGGCTTTACGACGGTCATACGGCAGCGCCCCTTTTCGCAGCTGATGATGTCGTAGTCGACCTCGTAGCCGTACTCGCGGATGAGCGGCGGATACAGCACCTGGCAGTGCTCGCAATACTTTTTGTACGGCTCAATGCGCCCCGACTGGTGCACCAGCTTCGCCGAGGGGCAGTCCTGCATGTCGATGATGAACATGTCGTCATACAGGGAAAGCTGATGCCGCCCCCCTTCCTCCGTGAGCGTGTGCGTCCAGTACCGGTGCATGCCCTTCAGGCCGTCCTGCTCGATGTATTCGCGCAGATTGCCCAGGAAATTGTCCGAGATGCCCTTCCAGAATTCATGCACCTTCGCCTCGCCGTCCTTCTCCTCCAGAAAGCGAAACAGCTCGCTGTAACACCAGATAAACTCGGTACACGAGACCATGGTCTTCCCTTTCTCCGGAACGCGGGCCGCATCGGGCCGGCGCAATCGCAATCATTATCACGCCTTCCAGAACCGCTGCACACACCGCCCG
This is a stretch of genomic DNA from Candidatus Hydrogenedentota bacterium. It encodes these proteins:
- a CDS encoding amidohydrolase family protein encodes the protein MREVQLTDDDRLIYEEEIRPWLPARIFDAHTHLLVNDCHPRLAETMPLALDPLLGNVDLPWLQQWWKTLLPDAEVRGMVMGFPTIDVRMAEENRAVAAQCAPAGYPFAWLVRPSDDPGRLEADIQQYRPAVLKPYMCFVEGKPMNDAGVTDLIPEAQLALADRYGLAVMLHVAKPRGMGDAENLSEIARLAVAWPRCQFILAHCGRCFIPPNAQRMVDTLVRADNVWMDTSAVCDAGVFLTVLKHYDRAKILFGTDLVTAVAFRGNYIRMGMSWHVCTDEMVRRQGGTAHRTTFAACENLAALCFAMRFLGLDETERRAIFYDNAARMFGAG
- a CDS encoding addiction module protein: MSTEDLIDEVTMLPVEERLRIVDALLKSMNTPDPEVDKAWANAAQRRLEELDSGKVEAIPGEVVIEQVRTRFNHP
- a CDS encoding endonuclease III domain-containing protein, with protein sequence MAKKTSDTLRLFYDRMAAHYGPTHWWPGDTPFEICIGAILTQNTAWTNVEKAIANLKRERLLTPRAILAAEPDALEAALRPSGYFRQKAARVRGFARHLVEHYGGSVARMAKRPLAELRPELLALHGIGPETADDILLYACEKPVFVVDAYTRRILSRHGLAPGDIRYEPLRRLFEEHLKADVAYFKEYHGLIVWTGKDFCNSHPKCAGCPLEPLLKRGQPVVG